Proteins from one Hyperolius riggenbachi isolate aHypRig1 chromosome 2, aHypRig1.pri, whole genome shotgun sequence genomic window:
- the LOC137547417 gene encoding E3 ubiquitin/ISG15 ligase TRIM25-like, giving the protein MASADLSEELECPVCLAIYTDPVTLRCGHNFCRVCIDRVLDSQEGSAGYSCPECRKRFKERPGLQTNIALRNIAERFLPTQPDQEASGVHCTYCVDSPVPAVMSCLHCDASLCDKHLRVHSKAPEHVLCAPTTSPETRRCSVHKKILEYYCTEDASCVCVSCYVIGGHVGHKMMSLDEAFKEKKMKLRNDLQKMMAETEEAEKRVQSLKASRSIADAETERVTALFRDLGRQLKDLEERVLSDIPRQVQGYDDGIRRMEIKKEKLSRKMRHIEELCNMTDPLTLLQESDTGDLCDTEDRHDKQLHNGGDLDMAGISHTLHTGLADIMFGVTGGVPVQPANILLDLKTVGDSLYISFDRKTASYSAGHTLPRAPGRFLAEPQVMSIQSFSSGRHYWEVDVGRSNGWKVGMCYPSISRRGNKSVMGWNNKSWCLCKEWGNQCSVRHDNKYIWLPDGIPSDRVRIYLDYEAGQISFYALCDPIRHLHTFTATFVEPLHAVLCPFCVNSSITISRVARGCKRSAH; this is encoded by the coding sequence ATGGCGTCTGCTGATCTGAGCGAGGAGCTGGAGTGTCCCGTCTGTCTGGCTatttatacagatcctgtaaccctgagatgtggtcacaacttctgccgggTCTGTATTGATCGTGTGCTGGACTCACAGGAGGGCTCTGCAGGTTATTCATGTCCTGAATGTAGAAAGAGGTTCAAGGAGCGGCCCGGACTGCAAACAAACATTGCTCTGAGGAACATAGCAGAGCGTTTCCTGCCTACTCAGCCTGATCAGGAGGCATCCGGAGTCCACTGTACTTACTGTGTGGACTCTCCTGTACCTGCTGTTATGTCCTGTCTGCACTGTGACGCTTCTCTGTGTGATAAAcacctgagagtccacagcaagGCACCAGAACACGTCTTATGTGCCCCCACCACCTCCCCGGAGACCAGGAGATGCTCCGTCCATAAGAAGatcctggagtattactgcactgaggatgcctcatgtgtctgtgtgtcctgctATGTGATCGGGGGACATGTTGGCCATAAGATGATGTCACTAGATGAGGCCtttaaggagaagaagatgaagctgagaaatgatctgcagaagatgatggcagagacagaggaggctgagaaaagagtccagagtctAAAGGCAAGCAGAAGTATAGCAGATGCTGAAACAGAGAGAGTCACTGCCCTGTTTAGAGACCTCGGGAGACAGCTAAAGGACCTGGAGGAGAGAGTCCTGAGTGACATCCCAAGGCAGGTACAAGGCTATGATGATGGCATCAGACGGATGGAGATAAAGAAGGAgaagctgtccaggaagatgcgtcacattgaggagctgtgtaacatgactgatccactgactctcttacaggaatcagacacaggtgacttgtgtgacacggaggacagacatgataagcagctccataatggaggggatctggatatggccggcatctcacacacattacacacaggactagCTGATATCATGTTTGGGgtaactgggggggtccctgtacaGCCTGCAAACATATTACTGGATTTAAAAACAGTTGGTGATAGTCTATATATATCATTTgacaggaaaactgcatcctACTCAGCAGGGCACACACTGCCACGAGCACCAGGGAGATTTCTGGCTGAGCCTCAGGTGATGAGTATCCAGAGCttctcctcagggcgacattactgggaagtggatgttgggaGATCAAATGGTTGGAAGGtcgggatgtgttaccccagtatatcCAGGAGAGGAAATAAGTCAGTGATGGGATGGAATAACAAGTCCTGGTGTTTGTGCAAGGAGTGGGGTAATCAGTGCTCAGTGAGACATGACAATAAATATATCTGGTTACCTGATGGGATCCCCAGTGATAGAGTCCggatatatctggattatgaggccgggcagatctccttttatgccctgtgtgaccccatcagacacctccacaccttcactgctACCTTCGTGGAGCCCCTGCATGCTGTGTTATGTCCATTTTGTGTGAATAGCAGTATTACGATATCTAGGGTAGCCAGGGGGTGTAAGAGATCCGCCCACTGA